In the Lysinibacillus sp. PLM2 genome, one interval contains:
- a CDS encoding HNH endonuclease, whose product MQEYKTEEQKRKFYDSYAWRKLSKQIKQRDNNECQECKRQGKVFIDTNEYSETAKRKKIQLVVHHKKELEFHPDLALEEDNLETICVDCHNKEHDRYIERKVNRWEHDEKW is encoded by the coding sequence TTGCAAGAGTACAAAACAGAAGAACAAAAGCGAAAGTTCTATGATTCCTACGCATGGAGAAAGTTATCCAAACAAATCAAACAGCGTGACAATAACGAATGCCAGGAGTGTAAGCGACAAGGCAAAGTGTTCATTGATACGAATGAATACAGTGAAACAGCAAAGCGAAAGAAAATCCAATTAGTTGTTCACCATAAAAAAGAATTAGAGTTTCATCCAGACTTAGCATTAGAAGAAGATAATCTCGAGACAATCTGTGTTGATTGCCATAACAAAGAACATGATCGATATATTGAACGCAAAGTAAACCGTTGGGAACACGATGAAAAGTGGTAA
- a CDS encoding phage portal protein yields MSWLGDIFQRNKDLSSSFEGEIFGYEVEQRAYLKQLALEICINFIARSVAQTEFRIMDNKKRVRDDWDYLLNVRPNTDSSASDFWQDATYKLIHNREVLIVLSDSNDLLIADSFTREERAVYPDTFKNVTVKEFTFARTFSMDEVIYLTYNNAKLSRFMDGMFEDFTELFSRMVETSMFANQIRAVAGMESSQSLDDENLGKLQRFIERMFNAFRKNAFAIVPKLKGFDYEEIVNGGNGGRSVEDIMKVLDKAIDYVAELLGIPPAIINGSLSEYETALKAYIKFTNNPLVKKFCDELNAKLISKEDYKKGKHIKAFGIQVKSVTENAEAVDKLVASGAYNRNEVREKFGDERVDDPELDKYVITKNYQTVEGGEKR; encoded by the coding sequence ATGAGTTGGTTAGGAGATATTTTTCAGCGCAATAAAGACCTATCGTCATCGTTTGAAGGTGAAATATTTGGTTATGAAGTCGAACAACGAGCGTATTTGAAACAACTGGCACTAGAAATTTGCATTAACTTCATTGCTCGTTCTGTGGCACAAACGGAATTCAGAATCATGGATAATAAAAAACGTGTGCGTGATGATTGGGACTATTTATTAAATGTAAGACCGAATACCGATTCTAGTGCATCTGATTTTTGGCAAGATGCCACATATAAACTGATCCATAATCGTGAAGTTTTAATCGTTTTAAGCGATTCGAATGATTTATTGATTGCAGATAGTTTTACTCGTGAAGAACGAGCGGTATACCCCGATACTTTCAAAAATGTGACAGTGAAGGAATTTACATTTGCTAGAACATTTAGTATGGATGAAGTTATTTATTTAACATACAACAATGCAAAGTTATCTCGTTTTATGGACGGTATGTTTGAAGACTTTACAGAACTGTTTAGTCGAATGGTCGAAACGAGTATGTTTGCTAATCAAATTCGTGCTGTAGCTGGTATGGAATCATCACAAAGTTTAGATGATGAGAATTTAGGTAAGCTACAACGATTCATCGAAAGGATGTTTAATGCATTCCGCAAAAATGCATTTGCAATCGTGCCAAAATTAAAAGGTTTTGATTACGAGGAAATCGTTAATGGTGGCAATGGTGGCCGTTCTGTAGAAGATATAATGAAGGTGCTTGATAAGGCTATTGATTATGTAGCCGAATTATTGGGTATTCCCCCTGCTATTATTAATGGCTCGTTATCAGAATACGAAACAGCGTTAAAGGCTTATATCAAGTTTACGAACAATCCACTTGTTAAGAAATTTTGTGATGAGTTAAACGCAAAATTAATTAGCAAAGAAGATTATAAAAAAGGAAAACACATTAAAGCATTTGGTATTCAAGTTAAATCAGTTACAGAAAATGCGGAGGCGGTTGATAAATTGGTTGCTTCGGGTGCTTATAACAGAAATGAAGTGCGTGAAAAATTCGGTGATGAACGTGTTGATGATCCAGAGCTAGATAAATATGTTATCACCAAAAACTATCAAACTGTGGAGGGAGGTGAGAAGAGATGA
- a CDS encoding phage major capsid protein, whose protein sequence is MVIKLNNHTEDYEKAKLNYAAVVKNEESTPEQVEKAWTEMQDALVNSLTTQITNQVSANTVDQVVLANRGVDVMTSEEHKFFNAVVQSDGFTDELILPETITEKIYDDLKTEHPLLSVINFQNLGTITLTTITSEYEGAAVWGPIFGDIKGQLDAAFKQENIAQSKLTAFVVLPKDLSKFGPTWVKAYVQAQITETYAVALESAIINGAGPTKHQPIGLVRDLQAAVDPTNGHAKKEVAGTLTLADDNTIIDEFAGIGELLSVKQDGKPLNVDGKVALIINPTDSWKLRKKFTTRNAQGAYITNVPFDFRIITSLFATAGEVIAFVTDRYDAYRGGGVEVKEYDQTLALEDCNLHIAKTFAFGKPRDNKVAAIYTLDIAATETTPTV, encoded by the coding sequence ATGGTTATTAAATTAAACAATCACACAGAGGATTATGAAAAAGCAAAATTGAATTATGCGGCAGTTGTAAAAAATGAAGAATCCACACCAGAACAAGTTGAAAAGGCTTGGACAGAAATGCAAGATGCATTAGTTAATTCATTGACGACTCAAATTACAAATCAAGTTTCTGCTAACACAGTGGATCAAGTGGTTTTAGCAAATCGTGGTGTAGATGTTATGACTTCTGAAGAACACAAATTCTTCAACGCTGTCGTACAATCTGACGGTTTTACTGACGAATTAATATTACCTGAAACAATCACAGAAAAAATTTATGATGATTTAAAAACAGAGCATCCATTGTTATCTGTTATCAACTTCCAAAACTTAGGTACGATCACACTTACTACAATCACATCTGAATATGAAGGTGCGGCAGTATGGGGTCCAATCTTCGGTGATATCAAAGGCCAATTAGATGCAGCATTCAAACAAGAAAATATCGCTCAATCTAAATTAACAGCGTTCGTAGTGCTACCGAAAGACCTTTCTAAATTCGGCCCAACATGGGTGAAAGCATACGTACAAGCGCAAATTACAGAAACATATGCAGTAGCATTAGAATCTGCAATTATTAATGGTGCTGGACCTACTAAACACCAACCAATTGGTTTAGTTCGTGATTTACAAGCAGCAGTAGACCCAACAAATGGTCATGCCAAAAAAGAGGTGGCAGGTACACTTACACTTGCGGATGACAATACAATCATTGATGAATTTGCTGGAATCGGTGAATTATTATCAGTAAAACAAGATGGTAAACCATTGAATGTGGACGGTAAAGTAGCGTTAATTATCAACCCAACTGATTCATGGAAATTACGTAAAAAGTTTACTACTCGTAATGCACAAGGCGCTTATATTACGAACGTACCATTTGATTTCAGAATCATCACATCATTATTTGCAACTGCTGGTGAAGTTATCGCATTCGTTACAGATCGTTACGATGCATACCGTGGTGGCGGTGTTGAGGTTAAAGAATATGACCAAACACTAGCGCTTGAAGATTGCAATTTACACATCGCTAAAACATTTGCATTCGGTAAACCACGCGATAACAAAGTTGCTGCAATTTATACATTGGATATTGCGGCAACTGAAACAACACCAACTGTTTAA
- a CDS encoding terminase large subunit, with translation MISYSYVDEYIRQWRNGEIILNKERILLIEWLEADILTMDDIYFDSKHIEQFIQFTNKWYFELEPFQTFITCFIFLRYKDTDDLVFDEFFIYMARGAGKNGFVSALVNYFISELHGIDLYNVSIVANSEKQAKTSFTEVYNTIDTNDALKAYFKHHKAVIESVDTKAIFQFHTSNASTKDGLRDGCVIYDEVHEYENNDVVDVFSGGLGKVRDSREFFIGTDGFVRDGFIDRLKERAMRILKREVSVREDSLFPFMCCIDDEEEMHNPDMWQKANPQFHPPLSSYAKTLFKKVLKQYKKLENDSSGYENLITKRMNLPKVDLEKSVASWEKIVATNQEYDLKQLKNRECIGSVDYASIRDFVACGLTFLKNEAFITPKELTYSYVCKPFADKHYAYSKPKAEGNNKKDHRKFAPIREWEEQGLLKVLDKESMDPHIVVKWFVDRRAEGWNIKKIVGDNFRMEILRPLFEAEGFEVEVIRNPDAASALLAPKIELAFDERRIIWGDNPIMRWYANNVLVVIDSKGNKLYRKKEPVKRKTDGFMMFLYAVWATRDLDDTDVSETLDALEKLIF, from the coding sequence TTGATTAGTTATAGTTACGTAGATGAATATATTCGTCAATGGCGAAATGGCGAAATCATATTAAACAAAGAACGCATCTTGCTAATAGAGTGGCTTGAAGCAGACATCTTAACAATGGATGATATTTATTTCGATAGTAAGCACATCGAACAATTTATACAATTTACTAACAAGTGGTATTTCGAGTTGGAACCTTTCCAAACGTTTATCACTTGTTTTATTTTCTTAAGATACAAAGATACCGATGATTTAGTGTTCGATGAGTTTTTCATTTACATGGCCCGTGGTGCTGGTAAAAATGGTTTCGTTTCTGCACTTGTAAATTACTTTATTAGCGAGCTTCATGGAATCGATTTATATAATGTATCAATCGTGGCTAATAGTGAAAAGCAAGCAAAGACGTCATTTACAGAAGTCTATAATACCATTGATACCAACGATGCCTTAAAAGCATATTTTAAACACCATAAAGCGGTAATCGAATCAGTAGATACAAAAGCTATCTTCCAATTTCACACATCAAATGCAAGTACGAAAGATGGTTTGCGTGATGGTTGCGTGATCTATGACGAAGTACACGAATATGAAAATAACGATGTTGTAGATGTATTCTCGGGTGGTCTCGGTAAGGTGCGAGACAGTCGGGAATTTTTTATTGGAACAGATGGTTTTGTTCGCGATGGATTTATTGATCGCTTAAAAGAACGTGCAATGCGAATTTTGAAACGTGAAGTATCAGTAAGAGAAGATTCATTATTTCCGTTCATGTGCTGCATTGATGATGAAGAAGAAATGCACAATCCAGACATGTGGCAAAAAGCAAATCCACAGTTTCATCCACCATTAAGTAGCTATGCAAAAACACTATTTAAGAAGGTGTTGAAGCAATATAAGAAACTCGAAAACGATTCATCGGGATATGAGAATTTAATAACTAAACGTATGAATCTACCAAAAGTTGACTTAGAAAAATCGGTTGCATCATGGGAGAAAATTGTAGCGACTAATCAAGAATACGATTTGAAGCAATTGAAAAATCGAGAATGTATTGGTTCTGTCGATTACGCTTCAATTCGAGACTTCGTAGCATGTGGATTAACATTTCTTAAAAATGAAGCCTTTATTACACCTAAAGAGTTAACTTACTCATACGTTTGTAAACCATTTGCAGATAAGCATTATGCATACAGCAAGCCGAAAGCAGAAGGTAATAACAAAAAAGACCATCGTAAATTTGCACCTATTAGAGAGTGGGAAGAACAAGGGTTATTAAAGGTCCTGGATAAAGAGTCGATGGATCCACACATTGTTGTTAAATGGTTTGTCGATAGACGAGCAGAAGGCTGGAACATTAAGAAAATTGTTGGGGATAACTTCCGTATGGAAATATTAAGACCACTCTTTGAAGCGGAAGGGTTCGAGGTTGAAGTGATACGAAATCCAGATGCAGCAAGTGCATTACTAGCACCTAAAATTGAATTAGCTTTTGATGAACGTCGTATTATTTGGGGCGACAATCCAATTATGCGGTGGTACGCAAATAACGTATTGGTTGTAATCGATAGTAAAGGCAACAAACTTTATCGCAAGAAAGAACCTGTCAAACGTAAAACGGATGGTTTTATGATGTTCCTGTACGCTGTATGGGCTACTAGAGATTTAGATGATACAGATGTTAGCGAAACTTTAGATGCGCTAGAAAAGCTTATTTTTTAG